The DNA sequence GGCCAGTTCTGAGCAAGTGCGCGAGCAAATAAATCCTAAAGGTCTAGAAGCTTGGAAAACTTATGAGGACTATTTATGGCCTCTCAAGGAAGCATTAGGGACCGCAGTGGACTAATCTTGAAATGGGTGGTTAATAGATCTCATTGACTTCTCTCTGATGAGTGGCTTTACTCTGTACTGGAGAAAATCATCAAGGATGATTTTGGAAAACTAGGGACAGATTATGAGTAAAATCCAAGAAATATGGACAGACCGTGTTGAGTATTCAAAACAACGTTTTGTTGAAAAAGACAAAGATGAGCTAGAACCGGGTCAAATTCTTGTAGAAATAGATAAATTTGCTCTAACAGCGAACAATGTGAGCTACGCCTTGTCCGGCGAGGCAATCGGATATTGGGGATATTTCCCTACGCATGAGGGAACTTGGGGTAATGTTCCAGTGTGGGGGATGGCTACCGTAAGTGAGGTCAACGGCTCTTCTATAAAGGTTGGGGAGCGTTTATATGGATTTTTCCCTATGAGTTCTCATTTAATCATGAGCCCAGGTAAAATATCTGAAAAACATTTTATGGATGAGACCGAGCACCGTCGTCCCTTGCCGCCACTCTACAATCAATATATGCGCACTGAAGCAGAGCCTGCCTTTATGCAGAAGCTTGAAAATGAGCGCTGTCTTTACTTTCCGCTTTTCATTACAGGCTATGTGATTGCAGATTTTCTAATGGATCAATCTTGGATGCAGGCTGAACAAATTATCATCAGTTCTATCTCGTCAAAAACCGGTTATTCATGCGCCAATTTCATCAAATCTATGGGGTTTGAAGGTAACCTTGTTGGAATTACATCCCCCCGTAATCATGAATTTGTGACTCAACTTGGCACCGCCGATCAGGTCATTTCCTATGGTGAGGAAGACAGGTTAAACAAAGTAAGTAGTGTCTATGTTGATATGTCAGGTGATGGAAATACGCGTAGAGAAATCCATAGCCATTTTGCGGATCTCTTAAAATCGTCGCAGGTTGTCGGGGCAACACACTGGGAAAGTGAACGTACTGGTAAGGGGCTTGATGGACCAAAGCCTGAATTTTTCTTTGCGCCTAGTCAAATCGCAAAGCGTAATCAAGAGTGGGGCCCTGGTGTCTTACTGCAAAAAGGCTCAGGGGCAAGCGCAGATCTTGCAGCAAAACTGGCAGATCAAGTCAGTATTGAGTTCCACCAAGGGGCTCAGAATGTCATGCAAATTTGG is a window from the Temperatibacter marinus genome containing:
- a CDS encoding DUF2855 family protein, which encodes MSKIQEIWTDRVEYSKQRFVEKDKDELEPGQILVEIDKFALTANNVSYALSGEAIGYWGYFPTHEGTWGNVPVWGMATVSEVNGSSIKVGERLYGFFPMSSHLIMSPGKISEKHFMDETEHRRPLPPLYNQYMRTEAEPAFMQKLENERCLYFPLFITGYVIADFLMDQSWMQAEQIIISSISSKTGYSCANFIKSMGFEGNLVGITSPRNHEFVTQLGTADQVISYGEEDRLNKVSSVYVDMSGDGNTRREIHSHFADLLKSSQVVGATHWESERTGKGLDGPKPEFFFAPSQIAKRNQEWGPGVLLQKGSGASADLAAKLADQVSIEFHQGAQNVMQIWADLLANKVSGQKGLIVNL